GGTCTTGCTCGTGCGCTTCAGTGAACCAGCGCCGTGCTTCTTGCTCAGGTAGGCCAATATCTTTTGCGATGCTTTCCCACGAAGTGCCAGTCAGTCGAGCTTTGCTGATCGTGGCGCGGAGTTGACTGACTGCATGAGCGACCTTGCTTCCCGGTTCTTCGTGGCTAGCACCGTAGCTGGTCAGAATGTCATCTAAGGGGCCTGCTGCCTGCTGAATTGCTTCGATGATGTCCGATGCTGAGGTGTATCTCGGCGGGTTACATGCCCGCAGGTATGCGATGAGGAATTTTCGGTCGTCTGTCGTGAGGATGTCACTGAGCCGTGAAATGACTTCGAGCAGAGCCGTGTCTGCCGCGTAGTTACGTCCCATCAGGCTTGTTACTTTCCCCCGGCGAGGTTGTGAGCTTGGCGATACGCCTGTTCAAGGTGTGCGGGGATACGGCCGCGTTCTTTGATCTCGTGCCCTTGGGTGCGCACCCACTGGCGTATGTCTTTCAGCAGTTCAGGCGAGCGTGCTGCGCCTGTGGTTTTAGTTTTCACCGCGCGGCCGTTGCTAACTCTACGGGCTTTGGCGACCCAGTCCGCCAAGGTCTGCCTCAGGCGTTCAGCGTTCGCAGCGGACAGGTCTATCTCGTATTGCACCCTGTCGAGTTCGAATTTCACGACCTCTTCAGCCTGCTTGCCGTCCATGTCATCGAGCAGGACGACCTCAACCTTTTTCGCCATGCGTGTTCCCTTATGGTTGCTGGATGTTCCGGTGAGTTAATTAGACAGAAAATACTCGGATTCGGTTCCGTTTAGCCAAGCTGTGAAAATTTCGCCTGCGCTGCTCGCCGGCGATGGGGTCATGCCCCTGGGCATGAAGTTGGCGCTCAGTGCACCTAAGGCGCCCGATGCAGTTGGCAGCAGCTCGCACATCTCTGGTTGCACCCACCTGGGAAGTTTGTCTTTTGCAACAAAGCTAGAAACCTGGCACGGGACCTTCAGAGCCAGGGATTTTGTATCAAGTTTCCCTATGTCAATTAAATTGATGACAGAAATTATCGA
This region of Dermatophilus congolensis genomic DNA includes:
- a CDS encoding histone-like nucleoid-structuring protein Lsr2; translation: MAKKVEVVLLDDMDGKQAEEVVKFELDRVQYEIDLSAANAERLRQTLADWVAKARRVSNGRAVKTKTTGAARSPELLKDIRQWVRTQGHEIKERGRIPAHLEQAYRQAHNLAGGK